The stretch of DNA TTTTGGTGGGAGCTGAGGTGCTCTCTTCGGGGGCGTCAAGGGTGCGTGTCAATCCgagaaaaacacaatttttaccagagctttcggcgAAACACCTCGCCTTCTTCTGTGGTcaatttttgtctatttttggattccgtcaatttctttttctctttcaggcAGTATAATGACCGGATGGCGATATTTTTCCGGGGATTTTTCAtggggatatttttattttttttatgttctgtGCTCTgggaaaacttgagaaaaacccggaaaaatATCGCCATCCGGTCATTATACTgcctgaaagagaaaaagaaattgacggaatccaaaaatagacaaaaattgACCACAGAAGAAGGCGAGGTGTTTcgccgaaagctctggtaaaaattgtgtttttctcGGATTGACACGCACCCTTGACGCCCCCGGAGAGAGCACCTCAGCCCCCACCAAAAAAGCTAAATAAACCACGTCAAGAAAACAACCATCAAACAACATCCgttgtaaattatttaaaaattctaaaaaaaaattgtcatattTAAGGGTACCTACTCAaaatagctttaaaaaatctttaaaaaaaaatgtaagacacataaaagtaaaagttcaaaaatgaataaagtccttcTTAGTACGAAAATTTTCCTGCCataaaatttccttcacatttcttctttcatttgccATGAATTTTGCCTAATACCATTCATCAGAagctaagaaaaattaaattttatgctaaaatatgaaagaagttaaacaaaaaaaaattcaaaatggtgtcaggaaaatatttttttattcacgtttaaataaattctttttattttccgaaaaaaaaattctaaaagataAATAAGATGGTCTTAGTATTGTCAAAGTCAGGCTAAACGATTTGACAGGTAAGGAGAGGAATTAACAGCTCTTTAATCGAATAAAGAACAgcttcaatgattttccatactagatttaagcatttttaatcctaatatatagaaattttataaaatcttgtcaaaactgtcaaaatcttgaaaatcttgattttctttatgaaattcttgaattcttttatccaaaatctaactttttgaattttaaatgaaaggaaattcttCAGATTTCTCTTCCAGGTCCTAATTATGACCGTAAAAAGCCAATAAGAACCAAAATGGAAGCCTCTGGATTCTTCCTGATCAATCCCCAAgataatttcaaagatttcccCGGAATTTCCCAGCAacggaaaaaagaagaaaataaactcaCATATCGCAGAATTGATGAATAAGCCTCTGCCCTGATCCATTGAGTGCCACTGCCAGTGTTGTGAGGAGGAATGACCGAAGATTCTCCCTTGGTTGCCGGACACTCCCCTCCTGGCGCGCAATCTCCCTCTCGAGCACTTTAATGTCATCCACTGCCTTCAGGCGATAGTAGAATGGTGGCAGGGTGCAATCTGGCCTGAGGATGTACCGATGATCATCCAGAAGGAGCTGTGGCTCATGGGAGATCTTCTCAATAGCCTCAATCCTGCGCTCAATCTCCCTCTTGAGGGATTTCTCTGCATCATGCCCCACTGGGACATGGGGGCCCCGCCGGGAGCGCAATGTGAAGCGCATTATTTGTCGTTTGGCAAAGATAAAGAGGATAATGAAGGTCAATACACCTCCGCCAATGATGAGAATTGCTCCTGCTGaggaaatatttgttttcccCGAGGAATCCGTGGATATTTCCGGCAATACTGGTTCCTGGCGTACAGGAGATATCTTAACCTCCTCGATCTGCAATGGTGTGGTAGCTGAAGTCATTGCTCTTCCGTTTTCCTGGGCAATTTTCACGGAGATTTTATTCACAAAGTTTACAAGCAAAACACTACAAAAGTCTCCAAAGTCATTCATAGAAAAGTCTCCAAAGTCATTTACAGAAAAATGTCTCCAAAAAAATCAGCTGATCGTATAAACAAAAACAATGTCGAGTGATTTTGTGCGGGAAGATTTAGTGGGTGAAAAGGTGACGAAAATCCCTGTAAATTGCCCACAAGATGTTGCAATGGAAGATCTGGAAGGACTCTCAAGTGATTCggataataaattaacaatttgcACGAATTTACCTGTGAAAAAGAGACGAATAAAGAGGTGAGGTGAAAGTTCTCCCTccaaattttgtcatttttccatgaaatttcCATCTTTTCAGTCGGAAAAAGCCACCGGAAGTTGATGCAAAGCCTCAGGAGGAAGTAGCAGATGACACAGAACAGAGtgcaatgaaaaatctctctccGGGGGAAATTAGAAAGATTCTCAAGGTAtgacataacctcactttatTCCCGGAAAGACGTTTATTTGACCTTTTCTCACACAGAAAGTTGTATCAAATGATCACGTCCTGGCCATGGTGAGACTAAAGGAGGAGGAAACAGAGGAGGAGATAGAAGTTGTGCGGGAATCTGCAGATTTAATGCCAAAATTAACGAGATTGAAGGCAAAGGAACTCAATAAACACCTCCCGTCGATTGTCCCGTTAACCCTGAAGGCTACTCAGGAGGAATCTGAGACAGCAATGCTCATGAAGGATCTGGCGGAAGAGGATGAGGATGATGAGGAGTACAAACCCTCCGAGGAGGACTTTCACTCAGATGACGACACAAATACCTCAATTTCGGACATTGATTCCCAACCATCGACTCCAGTGTGGAATTCAATGGCCACCCCAGATGCCAAGGATGGCGTGGAGTACACAAAAGATGGCCTCTTCAAGATCCCACAGATTTGCGCTACTCCGTCACCGTGCAAAAATGCCCAGGAACCCTTTAGGCCACCTGCCTTGGGCACCAGATCGAAAATTTCCCTCGCAAAGACCCCAATTGAGGATATTGAGGAGACTTTTGTCCCTCCGGACATCACGACGGACATGTATGAGTTTGATTGCGACATGGATAATGTTTGGCAGGaatttctcaatcaattcCGTCGCCCATTGACGCTCAATGAGACCCACGAGGAGGACGAGGAAGCGGATCCGGAATACGTGGCTGTGGATCAAATTCCGCTGGACAAGGAGGAGTTGCGTGAAGTGAAGGTTAGCCGGAAGGAGTTGAGTGATCTAATGACGGAACTCTTTGATGGGATTGACGACGATGTTTCCACACCAATTCTCTGCCCTCTTATCAATGAGGAGGATGAAGCTGGTGGGGCAAGGACAAAGCCAACACCAACAAAGTACCAGAAGAATCGCACGGAAGCCTCTCCGGAACCATCAGAAGCCCTCCAAATGATGACCCATTCCACCCCAATGGCCTACGGGAATGCCCCAGAACTCGATATGTCCAGCGTCCTGGACAATTCTCTGGATATTGAGAGTCAAAAGGCACGAAGTTTCACCTATTGCGAACCTTTCACAGAGATGGCTAATCTCTCCACAATGTCATCACCCAAAGAGATCCTGTACAAGGCGATTGAGCTGAAATACCAGCAGATGGCCAAAGTACAGCCGGTTGAGGTATTTGAGCCACATCATGTGGGCTTTACGGACTTCCAACGGCAGATCTTGGCACAGCAGCTCCGGATGCACGTTCAGCTAAACACTCAGCACTACATTCAAACCTATTCCCATCCCCGGTTGTGGCAGGAAGCGGAGAaacccaggaaaatgcttcaggAACTCTGGGATGTGGCCAGGAATAACAGGCATTCCACATTCAATGCCATCAACTTGCAGGGAGCCATTGAATTGTGTGATTCCTGGCGCAGGGAGATTGATGTGGTCAATGAGGACAATACCACACTCATGCGAGAGCTGCGGGATCAAATGAGCATTGAGGAGACATCCAGGAATCTTAGGCGGTGGAATAAGGAAACATTCAATAGTCGCATTATGAATCTCATGCTGAATTCCACGGTATTCCTATACCCAAAACTCCTGCCAAACATCCCATTTAGGCTGTATAATTTCCAGTACAACTTCCATCATCACGAGGCGGCGATCATGATGCATTTCTACGATACCATCAAAACAGATCTCGAGGAACAAGCGAAGAACCAAAAGAAGAACATTGAGCTAAGTCGAAGGAAGATTTGTGATAAAATGCATCTCTACATCTGCCCATGGAGGACACCAAAGCAAATTTATACAGTTATCGAAAGACAAAAGAAATCCCCAGTCATGAATCCCATAAAGGTAAGAAGATTTCTGAGAAGGAAGCTTCCGGAATGATTTCCCGGAGAAGACCTTAAaacgaattttcattttttttccttcagttCTACTTTAAGAACAAACGTCTTCTACCTGTTTGTCATGTGATAGAGAGCATCAATCCAAATCAAGTACTCGCGGATCTGCCCATTAGCTGCCTGCCCAAAAACTGGGAAACGTATTTTTTGGCGCAAAAGAAGGTAAATGtttaacataacctcacttatTTTGCTGCtgcaaaggttttttttttcatatggaGTTTTGAGAGTTATACGACAAAAGTAGCAACAAGCGACGATATTTGcagtgaagaaattaattttctcctttttccttaatttttcacaaccTCTGGAACAAAATTCCAGCAAATTCAATCGATTTTATTTAGacgaatgaatttttagtCAAAGTAGCCTTTGCCGGGCTTCTGCTGCAAACTTCACACATCTCAAcgatgaagaaaatcatttttagatcaatttttcttgaatttctgtAATTCTAAgcttctttattaaaaattctgataaaattattaaattttcatggaaagaaaaataattttcaatacaaaaaaaagtcaatcataacgcgtccagttattagagttggtataccacaacgcggagggGTCAGTCTAAGCGTTGTAAttgtaagtttattttttttatgaaattcatcaaattaaaagacaaaaaagctCATATCACAacttctattagacctacagaaatttcgtgactaattatggaaaggtattgaaataagctataatctgacatatatttcgatacgaggtaaattgtcgcttcgctccaatttacctcgccccgcttcgcggggatttgttgcgcttcgcgcaaattttagaggaaaaaaattgtgatgttTTGATTCaggccacttataaatcccggagaaaaatttcggaaagagaagaaatcattttcatacaaaactttaagcgccaaattcaaaaattcgcaaaaactgcatgaaatctctatgggggctacctgaaggggggctttggggggaaaatgaatacggccactcgaaagcgcctgatataaggagcctctgtaccaaatttaatcgcgatcggataaacggtgtggatttgtataaaaaaaagtcggaacgacgattaccaacaaacagacctttctttattatatataaatatttcaaggtcacctccagaacacaaaattgcggatttttgttttacaaaatcagttttatgcatttttttggcCTGAAGGAATAGTGCTAGAGATTTCTGATGtttcagaaagttgtagagaattgcaaaacctttaatttgatactaattTGAATacaatcggacaagccgttcaagagatatggctctttagaacttttcagattcaaaaatttttcaaatggttatattttctaaacggcgtcatagattttcttcattttcgagCTGGTGAAAGATATGGAGTCTAGCTACTAcacatcaaaatttaaagaaaaacaataacagatgttcggagatattgggccttattcagcgaccaagaaatccttgaaattcgcttgaaatcttgaaatttcagtacaaaattcaaagatttcaggagtttcttggtcgctgaataaggcccattacaccttaaaattaggcaatttttgtttttgattttagtgcCTTAAGCGgcaatttttgaaacttggaatgttccacgcagttgtagggctttctaaaacctttcatttgaacctgagttggtcaaaatcggtcaagccgttctcgatttatatcgaaaaaacactttttgctttatgtcgccatatttgctaaaccgcttgaccgattttcaagtatgaattgttgatgaaaatgtctcactcagctctacaacatattaaaatttcaggcCTCTAGCTgcaagggaactggttgaaggtatttcaaaatggcggacggcggccatcttggattttgaaaatgcgaaaaaatgaaattttacactcacatttcttttgaaaatttcaaaccgAGGTCTCTATctttaccgttctcgagctataaggcaaaccaccattttcgtattgtgggatgtctaaaacgtgctcataccaagtttaaGCATGATCTAAGGGGGTCGATTTTTCcaacgattacaatacttggtgttggccacgattgtggtataccaactaataatctGATATGAAGCAAACTTCATACCAAAACATTGTCCAGCTGAGtgtgaaattttgtaaacaaccacaattaattttcataggAAAAACTAAAAGCCCAAAAAGTCCTCGAAAAAGACAAGGAGTTGTTGACAAAGAAGCGAAAGAGAGTGAAGTTAATTCAGCGAGTGAAGGCACTGAAGAAGAATCCGGGAAACATTAGCAATATCTCGTTGGAATCATCAGAAGACGACGAAGGTGATCCGGAGAAACAGGTGACAATCTTCTCAAATGAATCCCTGGCTGTGAGTATTGGTGAGAAGTCCTttgaaaaatcccaaaaggaAGAGCCCAAAGTCGGGCTAAGGGGGAAGTTTGAGAAATTCCTGCAAGACTATCTTCGGGATTTGGATGTGAAGCTCTCTGCGTTCCAGGATCGAACGATTCTATCGAAAATCTTCACATTTATCTGGgaatttgatattttcctCCGGATTCTGCATAAAACAATGCAAGCAGATAAGAGGTTGAGTGATTTGATGGAGAATCCCGATGATGGGGATGAGCCGAAGAAGGTGAAAGTGGAAGAAGATGAGAAGCCAGCTGTTGAGCAGAAGCGACACAAACATCGCCTACATGATAGCAATAGGCTGCTTCTCCTTCCGGAACGCAGTGAGGATCTCATGCAGCGTGATTCCGTGTATTCGTGGAATTTCTTCGAGAAGGTTGAATGTACGTTCAAGGCTGCGAggcaatttgataaatttgagAGATTCCTCACGATTCTCAATACTTTCAAGCCTGGGAAGGAGGAAGTGGCTGATTTGTACTACAGACTCGAAGATTTATTCCTCCCTGATCATCCGGAATTGGCTGAGCTGTTCCTCACACTCCTCCTACCGGGGCATGCTTCACAAGTTGGGAAGTTCTTTGAGCATTTTATCCTCACAAATATGCACACATTCCTCACGCGGATTAACATCTACCTGGCCAAGCAGCCGCATCAGCTGAAGAAAGTCTATGCGTGCCTCAATGAGTTGACGCGCGAAGAAGGACTCACAATGGATAAGATTAAGGCGAAATTCCTGCCACTCCTCAAGGGGAATCAACTCCTCACCGATTGGTTTTTGCAACTTTTCCCCACTGAACGTCCTCCGGTGAGTGATAATGATGAATTCGAGGTGATTTCCCTGCGAAAACCCGTCACGGAGGAGGAGCAGGCACAAATGCATCTCACGGAGGAAGTGCACGGGGAACGCATGAAGGATCCCTTTGAGAACCCTCCGTGTTCCATTAAATACATGCAGGGACGGATTTACTATGGGAATCGTGTTCTCCTCCCTGCGGAATTATCCTTCATGGCCAGTCAGGAGGTGGACAATCGCCCGCATGACCGTGAGCCGCGCAGCCCAACAAGGTGTGTTCATGAAATTCGCCAAGCGTGGGATTTGAAGATTCAAGAGGGGCTGAAACTCGTTGATGCTGGTGCTGCGATTGCTTCCACATCCACAGATGGCACAAAAGAGGGTCATTCTGGCGAAAGTCCAGCAAAACTCTGTGACTATGCTACGCTTAAAATGCACACATACCGCCTAAATCCACATGCAATCACCACGGAAATGGTGCTGGCGTGTCAGGAGAATGCCGAGGAGGTGGCTCAGGGGAAGCAATCGCCGAAGAAAGCAGCAGGAGGGAAGAAAAATCCCACATCGCCCAAAAGGAGCAGCGGAAAGGGGGCCACGAAGGCGCCAGAAACAAATTCAGCCGTTGAAATGGCTCGGAGGCTAAAGATGTTCCTCACGGCAGAGGAGAAGCCACCCAAGCAGAAGAGGACGAGACAGAAGAAGCCCCCAGAGGAGGAGGAAggagaagaggaagaaaaaggtGAAGAGATCATCCCTGAAAAGGTAGGAAACTtattaaaactctttatttctCATCAAGGGGTGCTTATCTGGAATGCAAAGAATGCATATTCGGGTTTAATGGGGAATTTATTCGGAATCAGGGGCGTAATTAGGAAGGGTGTTTGGGTGTCTAAACAATCATATTTATTTAGGTCAGGCAGTTTTATgctttattaagaaaaaattaaaagaatttttttaaataaataaaaaatgtcaaaaacgttagaaaagaaacgtcaattcATAGCAAAAACGCTAAATGTTTAAACAAATGGCAATCTCTTAAGCAAATCGTGAAATgctagaaaagaaacatcgaacgttagaaaattttgcattttagagtagATACAGAAGCTATGgctctttgaagaaagaattacAACTGAGAGTTTAATATTGAATCTAATAATCTcgaaatttagttttttttttctttttcattcgtttggaaaaaaaaagttgaacgTTAAAATTAATGTATATTTATTAACAACTGTTGGatatttgttgaaatttattcaatcgGCATCGCAGTCGAGAGGAAATAAGACGCAACAAATGTCCAACAGTCGTTAAGAAATCTATAATACAGAAATTATCCCTCGGCTTTCCCCCTTCAGTTAAAATTaatgtcaaaagttaaaataaacttcaaacaaACGAACGCTTTACGATTAATAAGGAAATATTAAGTGTTAGATCAGACGCTCAACAGTTTAAATAAATgacaaactttaaaagaaatttcaaacattATAGTAAATAAACGTCAGTTGTTAAAGTAAGTGTCAAACggtaaaataaatgtcaagcGTCAAAAAATGCATGTCAAACATCAAGGTACGTTGAACGTCAGAGCACAAGCATAAGGAGAAAAACATTAACACGTCAGAATAATcgtaaaatgttagaaaataaacgtcaatagttaaaaaaaaatacaatagtTAGAATCAGAAtttaaaacgttagaattacacaaataaatgttaaaaaaaagaatccaatGGCTGATATTCATTATTAAGTACCTTATTAATCgtaattttaatagatttgGACTCctaaagtcattttttttaattaattttatggtaCTTTGACATTTGGAGTATCGAGATTTCTAACCTGAAAACTTTGATCctaattttttcacaaaaagtaatttttttcccaagttTTCCTTAGACGATCTTgtagtaattaaaattccctacacacaTGTATAATATGttgaatttatcacaaaatattcaatagatttttattctgTCTGTagcgattgaaaaaaaaaagtagaattgGCCACTAtgtccagcaaaatcctccaaaggttaagtagaattttaaaaaaaatcttaaaccaTCCCTTAGAATACATTCCTAACGACGCTCCTGTTCGAAATATTTCGCAATTCTGGGCCATATTCAGCATAAAAAAGCtgttacttttattttatgaactttaaaaatcgtcaaaagaatcttttataagataaaaaaatattttacgcagaattataattttttacatcattaacactcggaggaccgggcaattttcacttacgcggaggatgaaattggacagaatgaccaacggttttttttcaaatatttcaaggaaatatggaagattgcatttgcaaaataactaagcgtgcatattttattcaattaatgggaggatttattgcgcttcgcgcaaattttggataaaaaaatattataatagaAGATTGAAATCGATAGACAATCtgaaatattggtttttatggGTGCGCTGAAATCACttatcaatctcaaaagaaaacaatttatggaggctacctgaagggttttttttagattaatccttgtatttgcttattttaagtattgaatttttcggagtttttatgtaaaaaaaaagtaaacaacaCTTTGACAATTGTGCAAAAGAGtatttcgacgtgcccgaagattatgaaccatattcctatcttttaacacaggagtatggttcataatcttcgggcgcgtcgatttttttcgaaaaaaaaaccgttggtcacggtgaccattttcatcctccgcgtatattttcgactttgaccttaattatcttttaaaaagcaaaatattttccggattttctttagcctaacttaaagtaattgaaattccctacacatagacgtggtatttatcacgataggttcaatacattttaatctatgacgatttaaaaactcgaaatggacacggtgtccacataaatcctctaagtgttaaACGGCATAAAATAGCTTAAAACGCTCACAGAAGGACCTCCAAAACTCacttttatcataaaagaaaaaaacaactcgataaaaacttttacccTGAATtccaattctattttatttccttcttaTTTTTAGAGACTTTATAAAAGTTTGGAGACTAGTTCTTTATGATGAaaaccaaaattattttatcttttacgcggaataccaaaatgaccttttatcataaaaataaaagaatttttttacgctgaatatggccctttgattaataaattaaaagatctttttctttctattcgATCAAAACTCCCAAAAATGGCAggaatgacgtcattattatGATTTCTGTCTATTTCAATTTATGAAGCTAAAAACTactgaaaaaaagagattttcttgctAATTAATTAAGAGTTTCTCATTAATTCGGAATACAAAGAAATGTTCGCTTCTAGAACACAAATTATTCGCCAGATAAGACCCCTTTACACCACACGAGGCTTATGAATTATCACAaagtgataaaataaaaattccgcAAAGAGAGAGATAAAGAAGACTTTACTGGAAATATTATTAAGGGGATTACTTTTTGCTTTCAGATTGAACGCGAAGAAGACGTAACGTGGACTCGGGATCAGGATAAAATGATTCTGGAAGTGATAAATGGGGAATTGGATTCCGAGGAGGAGGTCATTGAGAGACTTGTGGAGCTAATGGGGGATCGAACGCGCGAACAGATAACAGTGCGCTTCCATTTCCTCCTCAATGTTCTGCGGAAGTTCCAAACAGACGACTAAAGCGGTGCGGcggaagatttattttttaggagagtttttttatttatttattaaatgctGAAGTACACAGATCACTTGGTTTTCTTGTCTCCGGCAAGACGATCCAGTCGCTGAAGGAGTGTGGGATGGGAGTGATTCCACACGGAGTAGAGCCAATCGTAGATGGGAAAGCCAAGATTGTCCACGTGCAGCTTCACGAGGGCCTTACCGAGTTCCTTTGCAAAGCCGAGTTTTTGGGCAAAGGCGTCGGCTTGGTACTCAAAACGACGCGATAGGATGGTCATGGCGAAGCTGATGATGGCATTGTAGGGTGCCAGGACGTAGGTGAAGACAACAAGGAGGCCAATGAGTATGGGTTGGACACCTTCGGGGAATCCGAGGGCTTGATACAGGACAGGTGTGCGGAAGAGGAAGGCAAAGGCGGCAAAGAGGAGGAAGAGGTGAATTTGCATGATGATGAGGTTCTTCGTGATGTGTCCGAGTTTCCAGTGACCCAATTCGTGCCCGAGAACGGCCAGAACTTCACTATCTTCGCACCCTTTGCCCTTTTCTTCCTCCTTGAGACCCTCATCCGTGGGGGCGCCCTTGTTGAGGAGAAGTGTGTCAAAGAGGACGATTCTCTTGGAGCCCCAGAGCCCGTAGAAGTAGGCATTGCTGTGGGCACTACGTTTGGATCCCTCCACGACGTAGAGTTGCTTCAGGGGGAACTTCAGGGATGCCGCGAGGTCTTCAATGCTCTTCCTCAGGGGGCCCTCATCGAGGGGTTTGTACTTGTCAAATAGGGGAGCAATGACACTGGGGTAGATGGTCATGAGGAGCAGGGTGACGGCACTCGTGAACACCCAGAGCCACACAAAGAAGAATTCCCCACCACTCTGGACAATAGCCACAACAGCTGCAACAATGGGAGCTGCCAAAGCACTGGCCACTGCCAATCCCTTCAGTTGATCCTTCACAAAGAATCCGGGAGTTTGCTTATTGAACCCATGTCGTGCCTCCAGGACGAAGGTTTTGTAGATTTTAAAAGGTAAATCCTTGCAGAAGTTAATCACATTGAGCACAAGGACAAACATGCAGCTGACAAAGACCTCACTCCTGCCATCCAACCCAATGGCATCCGTGAATCTCTCCGAAACAGCCCAAATGTACGCGAAGAAACCCAAATAGAGCTCCAGCGGTACAACAAGCAGCTGCATGATGATTGATTGGAAAACAGAGAATTCCTCCTTGTCCTGCCCATAAACACGAGCTTTGTGGAATGTTTCCTCCGTCAAGACACCCTCCAGCTCCCGTGGGATCTTCTTTGAGGACTTGTACACGCGAATCTGCGGGAAAATAAGCAGGAAAACATTGCATCAGAACTTCCGGACATCTGGAAATGTGAGGTTAGTTCACCTGCCGCAGGCAGAGATAAATCTCAAAAGCATTCTCAATGAGAATTACTCCAAGGATTGAGAACAGGGCTACTTCACTGGACACagtcatttttctctttttggtAAAATTTTACTACAATTGAGGCTCTTGTgccaataattttcttccttttctcaaGCAAAACACGACAGCAGCTGTgctggaaaaaattaatacgtTCTGTTTGGTAAATGTGGTAAAACTTGGTAAGATTTATTagtatgtaaattaaaaattttaccaaaatattcagtaaaattgatttaattctttttataacaTCGttcgtaaaatatttttgaagaaataaaacacGGAAAGATCTTTTAGTGAGGTCAAAAGTCCTTGCGAATGAGACAAAGTGATCATGTaggtctaaacttcaaggaaaaaattgattttttttgtattagaaacttccctttggcacatatCGATCGGCCACATTGACGCACCTGTAGGTACGGAATAACctaaaaatccattcagattggCTCCGAAATGAACAGGaaagccagaaaatgcgaaattcTGTTTTCAGCTAAAATTATGTCTTTCAactttcaaggaaaaaattgaaaattcttattttttgtatttgaaacttccctttggcacatatcgatcaggctcattgATAATAATAGAATTCTCAGATCATGACTGATTATTTAATCTGATAGGTCTGGTACAagtttcgtgaaaatttcattttttttccttaataccggaggactttactggtacttgctaccaattcGATTCTTAAAATTGCc from Lutzomyia longipalpis isolate SR_M1_2022 chromosome 4, ASM2433408v1 encodes:
- the LOC129796207 gene encoding protein C1orf43 homolog; this encodes MNDFGDFCSVLLVNFVNKISVKIAQENGRAMTSATTPLQIEEVKISPVRQEPVLPEISTDSSGKTNISSAGAILIIGGGVLTFIILFIFAKRQIMRFTLRSRRGPHVPVGHDAEKSLKREIERRIEAIEKISHEPQLLLDDHRYILRPDCTLPPFYYRLKAVDDIKVLEREIARQEGSVRQPRENLRSFLLTTLAVALNGSGQRLIHQFCDMYEHARHDPSEFGNEEYEAYHRMLMKLIDAAKSLKNFCNSRKSSPSRTPVKKQQTKMQSLLDPSRLRPPPMVPSGLTESNTRINLSLGVQLQQQQQLDQVGDLGENEILTVPQFHEEKP
- the LOC129796027 gene encoding uncharacterized protein LOC129796027; translation: MSSDFVREDLVGEKVTKIPVNCPQDVAMEDLEGLSSDSDNKLTICTNLPVKKRRIKSRKKPPEVDAKPQEEVADDTEQSAMKNLSPGEIRKILKKVVSNDHVLAMVRLKEEETEEEIEVVRESADLMPKLTRLKAKELNKHLPSIVPLTLKATQEESETAMLMKDLAEEDEDDEEYKPSEEDFHSDDDTNTSISDIDSQPSTPVWNSMATPDAKDGVEYTKDGLFKIPQICATPSPCKNAQEPFRPPALGTRSKISLAKTPIEDIEETFVPPDITTDMYEFDCDMDNVWQEFLNQFRRPLTLNETHEEDEEADPEYVAVDQIPLDKEELREVKVSRKELSDLMTELFDGIDDDVSTPILCPLINEEDEAGGARTKPTPTKYQKNRTEASPEPSEALQMMTHSTPMAYGNAPELDMSSVLDNSLDIESQKARSFTYCEPFTEMANLSTMSSPKEILYKAIELKYQQMAKVQPVEVFEPHHVGFTDFQRQILAQQLRMHVQLNTQHYIQTYSHPRLWQEAEKPRKMLQELWDVARNNRHSTFNAINLQGAIELCDSWRREIDVVNEDNTTLMRELRDQMSIEETSRNLRRWNKETFNSRIMNLMLNSTVFLYPKLLPNIPFRLYNFQYNFHHHEAAIMMHFYDTIKTDLEEQAKNQKKNIELSRRKICDKMHLYICPWRTPKQIYTVIERQKKSPVMNPIKFYFKNKRLLPVCHVIESINPNQVLADLPISCLPKNWETYFLAQKKEKLKAQKVLEKDKELLTKKRKRVKLIQRVKALKKNPGNISNISLESSEDDEGDPEKQVTIFSNESLAVSIGEKSFEKSQKEEPKVGLRGKFEKFLQDYLRDLDVKLSAFQDRTILSKIFTFIWEFDIFLRILHKTMQADKRLSDLMENPDDGDEPKKVKVEEDEKPAVEQKRHKHRLHDSNRLLLLPERSEDLMQRDSVYSWNFFEKVECTFKAARQFDKFERFLTILNTFKPGKEEVADLYYRLEDLFLPDHPELAELFLTLLLPGHASQVGKFFEHFILTNMHTFLTRINIYLAKQPHQLKKVYACLNELTREEGLTMDKIKAKFLPLLKGNQLLTDWFLQLFPTERPPVSDNDEFEVISLRKPVTEEEQAQMHLTEEVHGERMKDPFENPPCSIKYMQGRIYYGNRVLLPAELSFMASQEVDNRPHDREPRSPTRCVHEIRQAWDLKIQEGLKLVDAGAAIASTSTDGTKEGHSGESPAKLCDYATLKMHTYRLNPHAITTEMVLACQENAEEVAQGKQSPKKAAGGKKNPTSPKRSSGKGATKAPETNSAVEMARRLKMFLTAEEKPPKQKRTRQKKPPEEEEGEEEEKGEEIIPEKIEREEDVTWTRDQDKMILEVINGELDSEEEVIERLVELMGDRTREQITVRFHFLLNVLRKFQTDD
- the LOC129796149 gene encoding CAAX prenyl protease 1 homolog, which translates into the protein MTVSSEVALFSILGVILIENAFEIYLCLRQIRVYKSSKKIPRELEGVLTEETFHKARVYGQDKEEFSVFQSIIMQLLVVPLELYLGFFAYIWAVSERFTDAIGLDGRSEVFVSCMFVLVLNVINFCKDLPFKIYKTFVLEARHGFNKQTPGFFVKDQLKGLAVASALAAPIVAAVVAIVQSGGEFFFVWLWVFTSAVTLLLMTIYPSVIAPLFDKYKPLDEGPLRKSIEDLAASLKFPLKQLYVVEGSKRSAHSNAYFYGLWGSKRIVLFDTLLLNKGAPTDEGLKEEEKGKGCEDSEVLAVLGHELGHWKLGHITKNLIIMQIHLFLLFAAFAFLFRTPVLYQALGFPEGVQPILIGLLVVFTYVLAPYNAIISFAMTILSRRFEYQADAFAQKLGFAKELGKALVKLHVDNLGFPIYDWLYSVWNHSHPTLLQRLDRLAGDKKTK